A single region of the Mechercharimyces sp. CAU 1602 genome encodes:
- a CDS encoding iron ABC transporter permease, with product MKKRVALVKMPLRLWLIILMTAFVFTVCGAVSIGSADISMGQVWQIIWHKLSFSSLSATQIDPVVEAIILEIRLPRVLLAGIVGAALAGCGVIFQGILRNPLADPYILGVSSGAAVGAVIALLTGWGSILFGIWNVPFFSFLFALIALGLVLRLSHVGSGMRTHTLILAGVVIQAFFGAVLTFMLSQSAERMMEIQFWLMGSVALRDWSHALIIFPVVLVGLFSAWLFSRELDLFALGERSAHYLGVSVYRIRLVLLIFASLVTGAAVAVSGTIGFVGLVVPHMMRMIAGPNHRLLLPVSILAGAIFLIWADTLARLVLDPRELPIGVITAFVGAPFFAWLLRRHSRE from the coding sequence ATGAAGAAGAGAGTAGCATTAGTAAAAATGCCGCTGAGATTGTGGTTGATCATCTTGATGACGGCATTTGTTTTCACGGTTTGCGGCGCTGTTTCCATCGGAAGTGCCGATATTTCGATGGGTCAAGTGTGGCAAATCATATGGCATAAATTATCGTTTTCATCGTTGAGTGCAACCCAAATAGATCCTGTAGTAGAAGCGATCATTTTGGAAATCCGGTTGCCTCGCGTCTTACTGGCAGGTATCGTAGGTGCGGCGTTGGCGGGTTGCGGGGTTATTTTTCAGGGAATCCTGCGCAATCCACTGGCTGATCCGTATATTTTAGGTGTCTCCTCAGGTGCGGCTGTAGGCGCGGTTATTGCCTTATTGACAGGGTGGGGGAGCATTCTATTTGGAATATGGAATGTCCCCTTCTTTTCTTTTTTATTCGCTTTGATCGCGCTCGGTTTGGTTTTGCGACTGTCTCATGTAGGAAGCGGCATGCGCACACATACGCTCATATTAGCGGGGGTCGTGATACAAGCTTTCTTTGGTGCTGTGCTTACATTTATGTTATCGCAGTCGGCTGAGCGTATGATGGAGATTCAGTTCTGGTTGATGGGAAGTGTGGCGCTCCGAGATTGGAGCCATGCGCTTATTATTTTCCCTGTCGTATTGGTAGGTCTTTTTAGCGCGTGGCTTTTTAGTCGAGAATTAGATTTATTTGCGTTGGGGGAGCGCTCTGCTCATTATTTGGGGGTATCGGTTTACCGTATCCGTCTTGTATTATTAATTTTTGCTTCGTTGGTGACGGGAGCAGCTGTAGCTGTATCGGGTACGATTGGGTTCGTCGGTTTAGTAGTCCCGCATATGATGCGGATGATTGCCGGTCCCAATCATCGTCTCTTATTGCCTGTTTCTATTTTGGCAGGAGCTATATTCCTTATTTGGGCAGATACCTTAGCGCGGTTAGTACTGGATCCGAGGGAATTGCCAATCGGTGTGATCACCGCATTTGTAGGTGCTCCATTCTTTGCTTGGTTATTGCGTCGACACAGTAGAGAGTAG
- a CDS encoding ABC transporter substrate-binding protein translates to MKPRWWKFSILLLALVMAFSVVGCSAEPEANKASDQETKVEQKADEVSYPVTVTGDDGEKVTLTEEPKRIISLIPSTTEIAFALGLGDRVVGVTANDDYPAEVSEIEQVGDMNINAEKVMELKPDLVLGANMNGDAIKKLRGLGLNVLVAEGQNLEGVYKSIENVGEATNQVAEAKKVVAEMKDDVAKVESAVADLSEDERVDVWYEVSADLYTTGKNTFMNELITVAGGNNVAASQEGWVQVSAEKVVEWNPEVIIFTHGETEKAASAQISDRAGWGKIQAVKEDRLQQLDGNLVSRPGPRITKGLLEVATALYPERF, encoded by the coding sequence ATGAAACCACGTTGGTGGAAATTTAGTATTTTATTGCTCGCATTAGTAATGGCCTTCAGTGTAGTGGGCTGTAGTGCGGAACCTGAGGCAAATAAGGCGTCGGATCAAGAGACAAAGGTAGAACAAAAAGCAGATGAAGTATCATATCCGGTTACAGTTACGGGTGATGACGGTGAAAAGGTAACGTTGACAGAAGAGCCAAAACGAATCATTTCTCTTATTCCGAGTACGACGGAGATTGCCTTTGCACTGGGTTTAGGCGATCGTGTAGTGGGAGTAACTGCTAATGATGATTATCCGGCAGAGGTTAGTGAGATCGAACAAGTAGGAGATATGAATATTAATGCCGAGAAAGTGATGGAATTAAAACCAGACCTCGTATTGGGAGCTAATATGAACGGTGATGCAATCAAGAAGTTGCGGGGTTTGGGGTTAAATGTGCTGGTGGCTGAGGGACAAAATCTAGAAGGTGTGTATAAGTCGATTGAAAATGTAGGTGAGGCAACAAATCAGGTGGCGGAAGCGAAAAAAGTAGTGGCAGAGATGAAAGATGATGTGGCTAAGGTGGAAAGCGCAGTGGCAGACCTGTCTGAAGATGAGCGTGTTGATGTTTGGTATGAAGTATCTGCAGACCTGTATACAACAGGGAAAAACACCTTCATGAATGAACTAATCACCGTCGCTGGCGGTAATAACGTAGCAGCATCACAAGAGGGGTGGGTACAAGTATCGGCCGAAAAAGTAGTCGAGTGGAACCCTGAAGTAATTATATTTACACATGGTGAAACTGAAAAAGCAGCATCAGCACAAATCTCTGATCGCGCGGGGTGGGGGAAGATTCAGGCAGTGAAAGAAGATCGTCTGCAACAGTTGGATGGAAATCTGGTTAGCCGTCCTGGCCCTCGAATTACCAAAGGTTTGCTTGAAGTGGCAACAGCACTGTATCCCGAGCGGTTCTAA
- a CDS encoding S9 family peptidase, with protein MPIPFTIPVGTEERLIRGDLFLPESNGRVPVIIICHGFKGFKDWGFFPYAAESLASSRFAVITFNFSMNGVGEDLLNFTQLDRFARNTFSREQEDLQILLQTLHAGTLPESERLNLAQCGLIGHSRGGGNALLFALNHDSIRAVTTWNSIAQLDLFPPALKEEIYRNGVGTIYNARTKQDMPIDLEVLKDLDYNKKSFDLLSRLPSYPHPLLFIHGEDDTSVPATAARQLYNVSPHASLHMIAGADHVFGCSHPFQGSTPMLEEAIAETASFMKKQLTSI; from the coding sequence ATGCCGATTCCATTTACGATTCCCGTCGGGACAGAAGAACGCCTGATACGTGGAGATCTGTTTTTACCTGAATCAAACGGACGTGTGCCTGTTATTATTATCTGCCACGGATTTAAAGGGTTTAAAGATTGGGGTTTCTTCCCATATGCAGCTGAAAGCCTCGCTTCTAGCAGATTTGCTGTCATCACTTTTAATTTCTCCATGAATGGAGTTGGAGAGGATCTGCTCAACTTCACCCAATTAGATCGCTTTGCGCGCAACACCTTTAGTCGTGAACAAGAAGATCTTCAGATTCTGCTGCAAACCCTTCATGCTGGAACTCTACCTGAATCTGAAAGGCTAAACCTGGCGCAATGCGGACTCATCGGTCATAGCAGAGGTGGTGGCAACGCCCTCCTGTTCGCTTTAAACCATGATAGTATCCGTGCAGTAACCACCTGGAATAGCATTGCCCAGCTCGATCTCTTCCCACCCGCATTAAAAGAAGAGATCTACCGTAATGGTGTTGGCACAATTTATAATGCACGTACCAAACAGGACATGCCTATTGACCTAGAAGTATTGAAAGATTTAGATTATAATAAAAAATCTTTCGATCTGCTTTCCCGTTTGCCATCCTATCCTCATCCTCTACTCTTCATTCATGGCGAGGACGATACCTCTGTTCCCGCCACCGCCGCCCGTCAACTATATAACGTCTCTCCACACGCTTCATTACACATGATAGCAGGAGCCGATCATGTATTTGGTTGCTCTCATCCCTTTCAAGGAAGCACACCCATGTTGGAAGAAGCAATTGCAGAAACAGCCTCCTTTATGAAAAAGCAGCTCACATCCATTTAA
- a CDS encoding pentapeptide repeat-containing protein, with protein MHDLVGKYYEQRDFDGKEWMATSFGDCRMIACSFQGARLDEWETEGCHFMNCDFRGSYFNASRHLRSSFTNCLFDSTNLFGVEWNECKLVGSDLSGAKLEGMTVIRGDWSFTNLRHANLARQSLQGVRLVEADLYEADLCNADLRNADMRRAILDKVKLQGADLRGARVDGIDFTHTDVCGVRMEYAEAILFARSYGVKVE; from the coding sequence ATGCACGATCTAGTAGGTAAATATTATGAACAGCGGGATTTTGATGGTAAAGAATGGATGGCTACTAGTTTTGGTGACTGTCGGATGATAGCATGCTCTTTCCAAGGAGCGCGACTAGATGAGTGGGAGACGGAAGGATGCCACTTTATGAATTGTGATTTTCGTGGCTCTTATTTTAATGCGTCGCGACACCTGCGATCTAGCTTTACCAATTGTTTATTTGACTCAACCAATCTATTTGGTGTCGAGTGGAACGAATGTAAATTAGTGGGCTCGGATTTGTCAGGGGCGAAGTTAGAAGGAATGACCGTAATAAGGGGGGATTGGTCCTTTACCAATTTGCGTCATGCGAATTTAGCAAGGCAATCGCTACAAGGGGTGCGATTGGTGGAAGCCGACTTGTATGAAGCCGATCTATGTAACGCGGACTTACGTAATGCAGATATGCGGCGGGCTATATTAGATAAGGTAAAGCTTCAAGGAGCTGATTTGCGAGGAGCACGGGTGGATGGGATCGATTTTACCCATACAGATGTTTGTGGGGTTCGTATGGAATATGCGGAGGCGATTCTTTTTGCCCGTTCATATGGGGTCAAGGTCGAGTAA
- a CDS encoding DUF2797 domain-containing protein — MEYKGMLHALTHEATEPVTYYVPVGEEQVRLNQYIGKRIAIHFHGEIHCIECGRKIKKTYNSGYCYPCFRDLAKNDLCIVKPHLCHYDEGTCRDDSFGEHHCMQPHYVYLALSSEVKVGITRKGNGFRRWVDQGAVRALPLAEVPTRKRAGELEVYLSQFLSDKTNWRKMLKNEITERDLIEVYHEMAERVPEEFRSYLLEPEKVYQFHYPQLEVPAKITSLNLDKTATVEGTLIGIKGQYLMLDTGVLNIRKFSGYQVTIAGE; from the coding sequence ATGGAATATAAAGGGATGTTACATGCATTAACGCATGAAGCGACAGAACCAGTTACGTACTATGTTCCCGTGGGAGAGGAACAGGTGCGCTTAAATCAATATATAGGAAAACGGATCGCTATTCATTTTCATGGTGAAATCCATTGTATCGAATGTGGACGTAAGATTAAAAAAACATATAACAGCGGGTATTGTTATCCATGTTTTCGTGATTTAGCGAAAAATGATTTATGCATTGTTAAACCGCACCTATGCCATTATGACGAGGGAACGTGTCGCGACGATTCCTTTGGAGAGCACCATTGTATGCAACCTCATTATGTATATCTGGCTCTCTCTAGTGAGGTGAAAGTAGGGATTACGCGCAAAGGGAATGGTTTTCGTCGATGGGTAGATCAAGGAGCGGTGCGCGCTTTACCTTTGGCTGAAGTTCCCACTCGTAAACGAGCGGGTGAGCTTGAAGTTTATCTCTCGCAATTTCTGAGTGATAAAACTAATTGGCGCAAAATGCTAAAGAATGAAATAACGGAACGAGATTTAATAGAAGTATACCATGAAATGGCTGAGAGAGTGCCAGAAGAGTTTCGTTCATACCTACTAGAACCGGAGAAAGTATACCAATTTCACTATCCTCAGTTGGAGGTTCCGGCAAAGATTACGTCTCTTAATCTGGATAAAACGGCGACGGTTGAAGGAACTTTGATCGGTATAAAGGGACAGTATTTAATGCTCGACACAGGGGTGTTAAACATTCGGAAGTTTTCTGGATATCAAGTGACGATCGCAGGAGAGTGA
- a CDS encoding winged helix-turn-helix domain-containing protein translates to MREERLLISTQSRKLSREQGEWSKNQEDILAMLKESRSKEEDEQNQFRGSSQLESAGEIEEAAAVFSEKGIQIFSQMISHTFKEELRAELPKLIQEMVRAELKKQMMEMMRGLLRGIEGEIEAVPRVETTRDKMNAHDDKEYSQEAKPIEKKEIEKARTRRKRRTPREEVIIGVLQESGKPMKLREIVEKAEERGISLGNNPTNVVRYIMSKEPSLKRTNQHGYYQYVENEER, encoded by the coding sequence ATGAGAGAGGAGAGGTTACTTATTAGTACCCAATCTAGAAAACTAAGTAGAGAGCAGGGAGAGTGGAGCAAAAATCAAGAAGATATTCTGGCCATGTTGAAAGAAAGCCGTAGCAAAGAGGAGGATGAACAGAACCAATTTAGGGGAAGTTCTCAATTGGAATCAGCAGGTGAGATTGAAGAAGCTGCTGCAGTTTTTAGTGAAAAGGGAATCCAAATCTTTAGCCAAATGATTAGCCATACCTTTAAGGAAGAGTTACGCGCTGAGCTCCCCAAGTTAATTCAAGAGATGGTGCGTGCTGAATTAAAGAAACAGATGATGGAGATGATGAGGGGATTATTGAGAGGGATAGAAGGAGAGATAGAAGCAGTACCTAGGGTAGAAACGACAAGGGATAAAATGAATGCACATGATGATAAAGAGTACTCTCAGGAAGCGAAGCCCATAGAAAAAAAAGAGATAGAGAAGGCACGTACACGCCGAAAGAGACGTACTCCAAGGGAAGAAGTGATTATCGGAGTGCTGCAGGAAAGTGGAAAGCCGATGAAGTTGCGCGAGATTGTTGAGAAAGCGGAAGAACGGGGAATCTCATTAGGAAATAATCCGACCAATGTAGTACGATATATTATGAGTAAAGAACCCAGCTTAAAACGGACGAACCAGCATGGGTATTATCAGTATGTAGAGAATGAAGAGAGATAA
- the hemY gene encoding protoporphyrinogen oxidase, translating to MKRVAIIGGGLTGLTTAYYLQRLQTESGQPPLSITLIEARSHLGGKIETEYHDDFVIERGPDSFLERKQAAAELVTELGMEKELIRNETGQAYILKRGRLHPIPEGAVMGIPTRLAPFVTTSLISPLGKLRAAADLFLPPTSRDHDISVGQFFRRRLGDDVVTQVIEPLLSGIYAGDMNRLSLTATFPQFIEMEAQYRSLILGMKKTRPEAGRAKKKGQFLTLKKGLSSLVQALENSLRATCTLRTQTQVRHVVKTGQGYELTLRDGETLATDAVVMAVPHAVTQRLLGGSPYLDPLTKDIKPTTVATVALGYRKEDAPLQLEGTGFVVPRTEPTSITACTWTHKKWPHTTPANKALLRAYVGRSGNEEIVDLSDEEIVSLVREDIRAILSIDKEPLFYKVTRWRDSMPQYEVGHTAWLQTVRSHLYEHFPRLFVAGASYDGVGLPDCIESGKQAAENVFKQIARESKNHLLLG from the coding sequence ATGAAGCGGGTAGCGATCATTGGAGGGGGATTGACCGGTTTAACGACAGCATATTATTTACAGCGATTGCAAACAGAAAGCGGACAACCACCTCTCTCGATTACTTTAATTGAAGCTCGGTCACACTTGGGCGGGAAGATTGAAACCGAATACCATGACGACTTTGTCATTGAGCGAGGGCCAGACTCGTTTTTGGAAAGAAAGCAAGCAGCTGCGGAGCTTGTGACTGAATTAGGTATGGAAAAAGAACTGATACGCAATGAGACCGGACAAGCATATATCCTCAAACGGGGTCGTTTGCACCCGATTCCGGAAGGAGCAGTAATGGGAATTCCAACGAGACTGGCTCCGTTTGTTACTACCAGTCTGATCTCTCCGCTGGGGAAACTACGTGCTGCGGCTGATTTGTTTCTTCCACCCACTAGTAGGGATCATGATATTTCTGTGGGGCAATTTTTTCGTCGGCGATTAGGTGATGATGTTGTGACGCAGGTGATAGAGCCACTATTATCTGGGATTTATGCTGGCGATATGAATCGCCTCAGTTTGACGGCTACTTTCCCCCAGTTTATCGAGATGGAGGCGCAATATCGCAGTTTGATTCTAGGGATGAAAAAAACACGTCCCGAAGCGGGACGGGCGAAGAAAAAAGGACAGTTTCTTACATTGAAGAAAGGGTTATCTTCGCTCGTACAAGCATTGGAAAATAGTTTGCGTGCGACCTGTACCCTTCGTACCCAAACACAGGTAAGACACGTAGTGAAGACAGGACAAGGGTATGAATTAACATTGCGAGATGGCGAAACACTTGCGACCGATGCAGTCGTGATGGCTGTCCCGCATGCTGTAACCCAACGCCTACTGGGAGGAAGTCCATATCTAGATCCGTTGACAAAAGATATAAAACCTACGACAGTGGCAACAGTAGCACTGGGTTATCGTAAAGAAGATGCCCCTCTCCAATTAGAAGGGACAGGATTTGTTGTCCCGAGAACGGAACCGACATCGATTACAGCGTGCACATGGACCCACAAAAAATGGCCACACACTACTCCAGCAAATAAGGCGTTACTGCGCGCCTATGTGGGCCGCTCAGGTAATGAAGAAATTGTTGATTTATCTGATGAAGAGATTGTGTCACTTGTACGAGAGGATATACGTGCTATTCTTTCGATCGATAAAGAGCCACTTTTCTACAAGGTAACCCGATGGCGTGATTCCATGCCTCAATATGAAGTGGGGCATACTGCATGGTTACAAACAGTACGCTCTCACTTGTATGAACATTTCCCACGCCTTTTTGTGGCAGGTGCCTCTTATGATGGGGTCGGTTTACCAGATTGTATCGAGTCGGGCAAACAGGCGGCAGAAAATGTGTTTAAGCAGATTGCGCGAGAATCAAAAAATCATCTACTACTTGGATAG
- the hemH gene encoding ferrochelatase encodes MTRKTIGLLLMAYGTPRSKEEIEPYYTHIRRGNKPSPELLQDLSDRYEAIGGLSPLARITEEQQMALEAELNRRSDSLQFRVYLGLKHISPFIEDAVQEMKKDGVEEAISLVLAPHFSTFSVKSYNQRALEEAEKLGGPHITPVDSWYTNEKFLQYWTKQLQHTFSQLSEEERAQSVVIFSAHSLPEKILQNHDPYPEQLKETAQLIAERAGVSNYEIGWQSAGNTPEPWIGPDVQDLTRDLFEKKGYTTFIYCPVGFVAEHLEVLYDNDYECKVVTDEVGATYMRPPMPNSDELFISGLADIVLKKWNQRVEKVKV; translated from the coding sequence ATGACTCGGAAAACGATTGGTTTGCTCCTTATGGCATATGGAACACCACGGAGTAAAGAAGAGATTGAACCGTATTATACGCATATTCGCCGTGGTAACAAGCCTTCACCAGAGCTGCTGCAAGATTTGAGTGATCGTTATGAGGCGATTGGAGGATTGTCCCCATTAGCGCGAATTACCGAAGAACAACAGATGGCGTTGGAAGCAGAGTTAAATCGGCGCTCCGACTCGTTGCAATTTCGTGTCTACCTGGGTTTAAAACACATCTCTCCCTTTATTGAAGATGCGGTTCAAGAGATGAAGAAGGATGGTGTGGAAGAGGCGATCAGCTTGGTATTGGCTCCACACTTTTCTACCTTCAGTGTCAAATCATATAACCAACGCGCATTGGAAGAAGCGGAAAAGCTAGGTGGTCCTCATATTACGCCAGTGGATAGTTGGTATACCAATGAAAAGTTCCTTCAATACTGGACAAAACAGTTACAACATACATTTTCACAGCTGTCAGAAGAAGAGCGTGCGCAAAGCGTAGTCATCTTTTCTGCTCACAGTTTGCCTGAAAAAATTTTACAGAATCATGATCCCTATCCAGAACAGCTGAAAGAGACTGCTCAGTTAATTGCTGAGCGGGCAGGTGTATCCAATTATGAAATCGGATGGCAAAGTGCTGGTAATACTCCCGAACCATGGATCGGACCTGATGTACAAGATTTGACAAGGGACTTGTTTGAGAAGAAAGGATACACCACCTTTATCTACTGTCCGGTTGGGTTTGTCGCTGAGCATTTGGAAGTGCTCTATGATAATGATTATGAGTGCAAAGTGGTTACAGATGAAGTAGGGGCGACTTATATGCGTCCACCCATGCCTAATTCGGATGAGCTTTTCATCTCTGGTCTGGCTGATATCGTACTGAAAAAGTGGAACCAGCGCGTTGAGAAGGTAAAGGTATGA
- the hemE gene encoding uroporphyrinogen decarboxylase gives MEKKVMNDTFLRACRKEATDYTPVWYMRQAGRYQPEYRKIREQYSFFEVNENPEVCAEVTRLPVEQLGVDAAILFADIMTPLKPIGVDVEIRSGVGPVIANPIESVSDVKRLLDLQPDKHVPMILEAIKLLREQLEVPLIGFAGAPFTLASYMIEGGPSKHYHKTKAFMYAQPAAWQALMDKLGEMTITYLHAQIEAGASAVQVFDSWVGALNQEDYERHIAPVMESIFSSLQKTDAPTIYFGVGAGHLLSNWNQLPVDVLGLDWRTSITEARQLGVEKALQGNLDPSLLLASWDQLEGKAKEIVDEGRKKPGHIFNLGHGVFPDADVDTLRRLTDMVHQYSRK, from the coding sequence ATGGAGAAGAAAGTAATGAACGATACATTTTTGCGGGCGTGTCGCAAAGAAGCGACGGATTACACACCTGTTTGGTATATGCGGCAAGCAGGAAGGTATCAACCGGAGTATCGCAAGATACGTGAGCAATATTCGTTCTTTGAAGTAAATGAAAATCCAGAAGTATGCGCGGAAGTAACGCGCTTACCGGTTGAGCAGCTAGGCGTTGACGCGGCTATTTTATTTGCTGATATTATGACACCATTAAAGCCGATCGGCGTAGATGTGGAGATTCGCTCTGGAGTGGGCCCTGTTATCGCTAACCCGATCGAATCGGTGAGTGACGTAAAACGTCTCCTCGATTTGCAACCAGATAAGCATGTGCCGATGATTTTAGAAGCGATTAAGCTACTAAGAGAGCAATTAGAGGTGCCTTTGATTGGCTTTGCGGGAGCACCGTTTACGTTGGCAAGTTATATGATTGAAGGCGGTCCATCTAAGCATTATCACAAGACTAAAGCATTCATGTATGCACAGCCAGCAGCGTGGCAAGCATTGATGGATAAACTAGGAGAGATGACCATCACCTATTTGCACGCTCAAATTGAAGCGGGAGCGTCAGCTGTACAAGTGTTTGATTCATGGGTGGGTGCTTTAAACCAAGAGGATTATGAACGACATATCGCTCCAGTGATGGAGAGCATCTTTTCTTCTCTGCAAAAAACAGATGCTCCTACCATTTACTTTGGTGTAGGTGCCGGTCATCTGCTCTCTAACTGGAATCAGCTTCCTGTTGATGTGCTCGGCTTGGATTGGCGTACCAGCATTACCGAAGCACGCCAGTTAGGTGTAGAAAAAGCGTTACAAGGGAATTTGGATCCATCTCTTTTGCTTGCTTCTTGGGATCAATTAGAAGGGAAAGCAAAAGAGATCGTGGATGAGGGTAGAAAAAAGCCGGGTCATATTTTCAACTTAGGACATGGTGTTTTTCCTGATGCAGACGTAGACACACTACGAAGATTAACGGATATGGTTCACCAATATTCGCGTAAGTAG
- a CDS encoding glycerol-3-phosphate acyltransferase, translated as MKFIIIMALSYTIGALPIEWILEKKRGWTEISAQAHLSVRTGMVWGGFEMVKGGVAALIGLILAGWLGACTAAVFVVIGHTYSVFTGFRGERGLAVAAGAVLILSPLLILCGLVIYFLSLITTQYRSLATYITIGSVMVLALFFPMHFYALFVVATIGLFLLLRYRSWWERFRKGAEPPVRWSGPFK; from the coding sequence ATGAAATTTATTATTATCATGGCACTTTCTTATACCATTGGTGCACTCCCAATCGAATGGATATTGGAGAAGAAACGAGGCTGGACCGAAATATCTGCTCAAGCACATCTGTCTGTTCGAACAGGAATGGTATGGGGTGGATTTGAAATGGTAAAAGGGGGTGTCGCCGCGCTCATAGGTCTCATTCTGGCAGGCTGGCTGGGTGCATGCACTGCAGCAGTATTTGTGGTTATCGGTCACACTTACTCTGTGTTTACCGGCTTCCGCGGAGAACGAGGATTGGCGGTTGCAGCGGGTGCAGTTCTTATCTTAAGTCCACTCCTTATCTTGTGCGGACTCGTGATCTATTTTCTTAGTCTGATTACGACGCAATATCGCAGTTTAGCCACATACATTACGATTGGCTCTGTGATGGTGTTGGCATTATTTTTCCCAATGCATTTTTATGCTCTCTTTGTTGTGGCGACAATAGGTTTATTCTTATTGCTGCGATATCGCTCGTGGTGGGAACGGTTTCGTAAAGGAGCGGAACCGCCCGTTCGTTGGAGTGGGCCTTTTAAATAG